The proteins below come from a single Nocardiopsis gilva YIM 90087 genomic window:
- a CDS encoding DUF885 family protein has protein sequence MDDFPARLRAIADLKVAMMRDEGGRHEYDGAPADLSPDGVRDKLTRVGRGDRFADDHDEAHASVAEEGLRVEFGELELHRSNPLYHLDELDVMVYEREYAPEAERRAARERHLAEWPRVVDTALATLDRLSAPVAASLVDSARGLAAAVPADAPENVRTAALAAQRRLVEFLEKAAEHGDPSAALGGSALARLMGASEGLEADLGSLAEQADTERDRLKERLAETTARIDPGRDPMDVVRGLVRDHPDPDSVVTEAAKWTEHAIAFTRDRGLAPYPDGECEVRLSPESQRWAPAMLVWAAPGEPEGPSYYFVSPPDPAWSEQESAEWLEMFSPTTLPAISVHEVAPGHFSHGRAVRRAVGPVRRTLRSMSFVEGWAHYAEELCVDEGFGAYAEEAVGDGFSAAQFEAGVWIEALIRVTRLASAIGVHTGAITVEDAARRFAEDTPLAGPAALAEARRATIDPTYGRYTWGKLEILKLREEARQRWGSDYSLGRFHKAMLDLGAPPLGLLGTALERG, from the coding sequence ATGGACGATTTCCCGGCGCGCCTGCGCGCCATCGCGGACCTGAAAGTCGCCATGATGCGGGACGAGGGCGGGCGACACGAGTACGACGGCGCTCCGGCGGACCTGTCTCCCGACGGAGTGCGGGACAAGCTGACGCGCGTGGGTCGGGGCGACCGCTTCGCCGACGACCACGACGAGGCACACGCCAGCGTGGCCGAGGAAGGGCTGCGCGTCGAATTCGGCGAGCTGGAGCTGCACCGCTCGAACCCGCTCTACCACCTCGACGAACTCGATGTCATGGTGTATGAGAGGGAGTACGCGCCCGAGGCCGAGCGCCGTGCCGCGCGCGAGCGCCACCTCGCGGAGTGGCCGCGCGTGGTCGACACCGCGCTTGCCACGCTCGACCGGCTCAGCGCGCCGGTCGCCGCCTCGCTTGTGGACTCCGCGCGTGGCTTGGCGGCGGCCGTTCCCGCGGACGCACCCGAGAATGTGCGTACGGCCGCGCTGGCGGCGCAGCGCCGGCTTGTCGAGTTCCTGGAGAAGGCGGCGGAGCACGGTGACCCCAGCGCCGCCCTGGGCGGCTCCGCGCTGGCCCGGCTGATGGGCGCGTCCGAGGGCCTGGAGGCGGACCTGGGCAGCCTCGCCGAGCAGGCCGACACCGAGCGCGACCGGCTCAAGGAGCGGCTCGCGGAGACCACCGCCCGGATCGACCCGGGGCGCGACCCGATGGACGTGGTGCGTGGGCTCGTCCGTGACCACCCCGACCCCGACAGCGTCGTGACCGAGGCGGCGAAGTGGACCGAGCACGCCATCGCGTTCACCCGCGACCGCGGCTTGGCCCCTTACCCCGACGGGGAATGCGAGGTGCGGCTCTCCCCCGAGTCGCAGCGGTGGGCACCCGCGATGTTGGTGTGGGCCGCGCCGGGCGAGCCGGAAGGGCCCAGCTACTACTTCGTCTCTCCGCCCGACCCCGCGTGGTCGGAGCAGGAGTCGGCCGAGTGGCTGGAGATGTTCAGTCCCACCACACTCCCGGCCATCAGCGTGCACGAGGTCGCGCCCGGCCACTTCTCGCACGGTCGCGCGGTGCGCCGGGCCGTCGGACCAGTGCGGCGCACCCTCCGGTCCATGTCGTTCGTCGAGGGGTGGGCGCACTACGCCGAAGAGCTGTGCGTGGACGAAGGCTTCGGTGCCTACGCCGAGGAGGCCGTGGGTGATGGGTTCAGTGCGGCGCAGTTCGAAGCCGGTGTCTGGATCGAGGCGCTGATCCGGGTCACCCGGCTGGCCTCAGCCATCGGTGTGCACACGGGCGCCATAACGGTCGAGGACGCCGCGCGCCGCTTCGCCGAGGACACTCCCCTGGCCGGTCCGGCCGCGCTCGCTGAGGCACGCCGCGCGACCATCGACCCGACGTACGGCCGCTACACGTGGGGGAAGCTGGAGATCCTCAAACTGCGCGAGGAGGCGCGGCAGCGCTGGGGCAGCGACTACAGCCTGGGGCGCTTCCACAAAGCCATGCTGGACTTGGGCGCCCCGCCACTCGGCCTGCTCGGCACCGCGTTGGAGAGGGGCTGA